In the Deinococcus reticulitermitis genome, one interval contains:
- a CDS encoding CynX/NimT family MFS transporter encodes MVLAALNLRPVISAFGPLLPQIQEDLGVSAATVSLLTSIPLVCWGLLALVAPALVRRRSAETVIVLCLGLIGVGAALRAGPTLSWILGGTVLVGAGIAVVNVLLPSLLRRDFPERLGLMTGLYTTAVVSGATVASAASVPLRSALGGSWRLALGVWAGLAVVGAVAYLPAVFGRPARVEARDAQAPAGRNPATLALTLFMGTQSLVFFTWLTWLPRLLVESGLSGAQAGALLSLGNLVQLPFTLFVPVLAARLPTARPLVFGLCALMALGLAGLLWWPQTPLLWTLLLGAGSGSAFPLALYFIAHRARSAGEVPRLSATVQGVGYLIAATGPLLFGALHDLTGAWTLPLGLLLAWTGVVLVTGLWASER; translated from the coding sequence ATGGTGCTCGCCGCGCTCAACCTGCGCCCGGTGATCTCGGCGTTCGGGCCGCTGCTGCCGCAGATTCAGGAGGACCTCGGGGTGAGCGCGGCGACGGTGAGCCTGCTGACCTCTATCCCGCTCGTGTGCTGGGGCCTGCTCGCCCTCGTCGCGCCCGCGCTCGTGCGGCGGCGCAGTGCCGAGACGGTGATCGTGCTGTGCCTCGGCCTGATCGGGGTGGGCGCGGCGCTGCGGGCGGGGCCGACGCTGAGCTGGATTCTGGGCGGCACGGTCCTCGTCGGGGCGGGCATCGCGGTGGTCAACGTGCTGCTGCCCAGCCTGCTCCGGCGCGACTTCCCGGAGCGCCTCGGCCTGATGACCGGCCTCTACACGACGGCGGTGGTGAGCGGCGCGACGGTGGCGTCGGCGGCCTCGGTGCCGCTGCGCAGCGCCCTGGGCGGCTCGTGGCGCCTGGCGCTCGGGGTGTGGGCTGGGCTGGCAGTCGTGGGCGCCGTCGCCTACCTGCCCGCCGTCTTCGGACGCCCCGCGCGGGTGGAGGCCAGGGACGCACAAGCCCCGGCTGGGCGGAATCCGGCGACGCTGGCACTCACGCTGTTTATGGGCACGCAGTCGCTGGTCTTCTTCACTTGGCTGACCTGGCTGCCCCGGCTGCTCGTCGAGTCCGGCCTGAGCGGCGCGCAGGCGGGGGCGCTGCTCTCGCTCGGGAACCTCGTGCAGCTCCCCTTCACCCTGTTCGTACCGGTGCTCGCGGCCCGGCTGCCCACGGCGCGGCCCCTGGTGTTCGGGCTGTGCGCGCTGATGGCGCTCGGGCTCGCGGGACTGCTGTGGTGGCCGCAGACGCCGCTGCTCTGGACCCTGCTGCTCGGGGCCGGATCGGGCAGCGCCTTTCCGCTCGCGCTCTATTTCATCGCTCACCGGGCGCGCAGCGCGGGCGAGGTCCCCCGGCTCTCGGCCACCGTGCAGGGAGTGGGCTACCTGATCGCGGCGACGGGGCCGCTGCTGTTCGGGGCGCTCCATGACCTGACCGGCGCCTGGACGCTGCCGCTCGGGCTGCTGCTCGCCTGGACCGGGGTGGTGCTCGTCACCGGCCTGTGGGCGAGCGAGCGCTGA
- a CDS encoding NUDIX domain-containing protein produces the protein MSAEATPFYLVVWLIVQRADGQMLLGRRAGTGYGAGLWGLPGGRVERGEALRDAAVRETWEEVGLRVRPEDLTPLGVSRYDLGETQGTDFFFLTRVWEGDPRPLDGTSEVGWFAPDALPPDALPWLAPVLDAHLTRGEWLSEQLGPPGPGSD, from the coding sequence ATGAGCGCTGAGGCCACGCCCTTTTACCTCGTCGTCTGGCTGATCGTGCAGCGCGCAGACGGTCAGATGCTGCTCGGCAGGCGGGCCGGCACCGGTTACGGCGCGGGCCTCTGGGGCCTGCCGGGCGGGCGCGTCGAGCGCGGCGAGGCGCTGCGGGACGCCGCCGTGCGCGAAACCTGGGAGGAGGTGGGGCTGCGGGTGCGCCCGGAGGACCTCACCCCCCTCGGCGTCTCGCGCTATGACCTCGGGGAGACGCAGGGGACCGACTTCTTTTTCCTGACGCGCGTCTGGGAGGGCGATCCCAGACCGCTCGACGGCACCTCGGAGGTGGGCTGGTTCGCGCCGGACGCCTTGCCGCCGGACGCCTTGCCCTGGCTCGCGCCGGTTCTGGACGCGCACCTGACCCGGGGCGAGTGGCTCTCCGAGCAGCTTGGACCGCCCGGGCCCGGCAGCGATTAA